The following proteins are encoded in a genomic region of Acidobacteriota bacterium:
- a CDS encoding methyltransferase domain-containing protein yields the protein MNRIVRNCLWCWLLLTVVPADFSHLHAGKNSGGGLQAASNTDTLTEHREQMANEFQPPGLVMDLLGVRPGLVIGEVGAGRGRVTVHPADRVGDKGKVYANDINAASLEYLQARCRRLGLDNVETILSRTDDACFPKEGRTLTRESVGREAREAGFVLDAVIEDKLKEDNIFILRPAVPDVPASNDSAKVHSLAPGALEPENENEARLNRLQPPDRVLDAVGVAPGQVVAEIGAGRGRYAVQLAARVGVEGRVYAEDIDSDALKYLRSRCERWNIRNVETVLGEVNNPKLPPDSLDLIFIISSFHHFDDPVPLIRNARKALKHSGKLALVEWAPRPDREYLTPEQMAATMKRAGFALVRTETFLLSNGLYIYLFRPDGGDHDPGQKPTLENAR from the coding sequence ATGAATCGAATAGTCAGGAACTGCTTGTGGTGCTGGTTGCTGCTGACGGTCGTCCCGGCGGATTTCTCCCATCTCCACGCCGGCAAGAATTCCGGCGGAGGCCTTCAGGCCGCTTCGAATACCGACACATTGACGGAGCATCGGGAACAGATGGCCAACGAGTTCCAGCCGCCGGGACTGGTGATGGACCTCCTGGGCGTCCGGCCCGGGCTGGTCATCGGCGAGGTGGGCGCCGGCCGCGGCCGGGTCACGGTCCACCCGGCGGACCGGGTGGGCGACAAGGGAAAAGTTTACGCCAACGACATCAACGCCGCTTCACTCGAATACCTGCAGGCGCGTTGCCGGCGACTGGGCCTGGACAACGTGGAAACCATCCTCAGCCGGACCGACGATGCCTGCTTCCCCAAGGAAGGCCGGACGCTGACCCGCGAGTCCGTGGGCCGGGAGGCCCGGGAAGCCGGCTTCGTCCTGGACGCGGTGATCGAGGACAAGCTCAAAGAGGACAACATCTTCATTCTCCGCCCCGCCGTACCCGACGTCCCTGCGTCGAACGACTCCGCCAAGGTCCACTCCCTCGCCCCCGGCGCGCTGGAGCCCGAAAACGAGAACGAGGCCCGGCTCAACCGACTGCAGCCCCCGGACCGGGTGCTGGACGCCGTGGGCGTGGCGCCGGGCCAGGTGGTTGCCGAGATCGGCGCGGGGCGCGGGCGGTACGCGGTCCAGCTCGCCGCCCGGGTGGGCGTCGAGGGCCGCGTGTACGCCGAGGACATCGATTCCGATGCGCTCAAGTATCTGCGCTCCCGGTGCGAACGCTGGAACATCCGGAATGTCGAGACCGTCCTGGGCGAAGTGAACAACCCGAAACTCCCCCCGGATTCGCTGGATCTTATTTTCATCATTTCATCCTTCCATCACTTCGACGATCCCGTCCCCCTCATACGCAACGCCCGCAAGGCGTTGAAGCATTCGGGGAAATTGGCCCTCGTGGAGTGGGCGCCGCGTCCGGACCGCGAGTACCTGACCCCCGAGCAGATGGCCGCAACGATGAAGCGGGCCGGCTTTGCGCTGGTGCGCACCGAGACGTTCCTGCTGTCCAACGGGCTGTACATCTACCTGTTCCGCCCGGACGGCGGCGATCACGACCCGGG